In the genome of Massilibacillus massiliensis, one region contains:
- a CDS encoding multidrug effflux MFS transporter encodes MEEANSIERKKAMNQSEFANSFTRWLPVILGGLVAVGPLSIDMYLPALPNLAGEFMTTTSLVQMSLTACLIGMAFGQMFVGPISDIRGRRKPLLIGLAVFAFASIACAFSTSIWVFLVLRLLQGLAGAAGIVIARAIARDLYAGYELTKFFSMLMLVNGFAPIAAPVLGGQILAFSSWRSVFIVLAGIAVVLILFVFFFVKESLLKENRLNGGMKSTVVAVRSLCSQRYFMGHCLMQGFAFSGLFAYISGSPFVLQNIYAVSPQMFSLIFAVNGLGLIIAGQLTGFLSGRVSDYKLLKFGLFLAMISSCILMLSIVLHGNLLMLLIPLFFTVSSLPIVASSSFSLAMQAQGKMAGSAAALIGFFSNISGGFMAPLVGIAGSFTALPMGIVIMLSELFAGLCFWLMIGSEHKIEN; translated from the coding sequence ATGGAAGAAGCAAATTCTATAGAGCGGAAAAAAGCAATGAATCAAAGTGAGTTTGCTAATTCATTTACAAGGTGGCTGCCAGTCATTCTCGGGGGTTTGGTCGCGGTGGGACCGCTCTCAATTGATATGTATTTACCTGCATTGCCGAATTTAGCCGGTGAATTTATGACGACAACGTCTTTGGTGCAAATGAGCTTAACTGCATGCCTTATTGGGATGGCATTCGGGCAGATGTTTGTTGGCCCGATTAGTGACATTCGCGGCAGAAGAAAGCCTTTGTTGATCGGTTTAGCAGTTTTTGCTTTTGCATCGATTGCCTGTGCATTTTCGACTTCGATATGGGTTTTTCTTGTTTTGCGTTTATTGCAGGGGTTGGCTGGAGCGGCCGGAATTGTCATTGCACGAGCGATTGCGCGTGATCTATATGCAGGGTATGAATTGACTAAATTTTTCTCAATGCTTATGCTAGTCAATGGCTTTGCCCCAATTGCTGCACCTGTATTGGGTGGTCAGATTCTTGCATTTTCTTCTTGGCGAAGTGTTTTTATCGTATTAGCAGGCATTGCCGTGGTATTGATTCTTTTTGTATTCTTCTTTGTCAAAGAGAGCTTATTGAAAGAAAATCGTTTGAATGGCGGGATGAAAAGTACGGTTGTTGCTGTGCGGTCTTTATGTAGTCAGCGTTATTTTATGGGACATTGTTTGATGCAAGGCTTTGCTTTTTCTGGATTGTTTGCGTATATTTCTGGATCTCCTTTTGTTTTGCAAAATATTTATGCGGTGTCTCCGCAAATGTTTAGTTTGATTTTTGCAGTGAATGGGCTGGGACTCATTATTGCTGGTCAGCTTACGGGGTTTTTATCTGGACGCGTTTCAGATTATAAACTGCTGAAATTTGGACTTTTTCTCGCGATGATAAGTAGCTGTATTCTCATGCTAAGTATCGTGCTGCATGGCAATCTTTTGATGTTATTGATACCGTTATTTTTTACTGTATCGAGTTTGCCAATTGTGGCTTCCAGCAGTTTTTCATTAGCGATGCAGGCGCAGGGGAAAATGGCAGGGAGCGCGGCGGCTTTAATTGGCTTTTTTTCTAATATATCCGGTGGTTTTATGGCACCATTGGTTGGTATAGCGGGAAGTTTTACCGCATTGCCGATGGGGATCGTAATCATGCTGAGCGAGTTGTTTGCAGGACTATGTTTTTGGCTTATGATTGGCTCAGAACATAAAATAGAAAACTAA
- a CDS encoding nucleoside deaminase: MKHEDFMKIAALESQHNLAENNGGPFGAVIVKNGTIVSKGHNEVLKNNDPTCHAEVQAIRQACQNLKTYDLTDCVLYTSCYPCPMCLSAAIWANIKTIYYGNTAKDAADIGFRDDFIYHFIEHKCSNENVLKLLPLGRSFTIQTFEKFKQKIDKTIY, from the coding sequence ATGAAGCATGAAGATTTTATGAAAATAGCCGCCTTAGAATCCCAGCACAATTTAGCTGAAAATAACGGTGGGCCATTTGGTGCAGTCATTGTAAAAAACGGAACCATCGTAAGCAAAGGGCATAATGAAGTATTGAAAAATAACGACCCGACCTGTCATGCTGAAGTACAAGCAATTCGACAAGCTTGTCAAAACTTAAAAACATATGATTTAACTGACTGTGTATTATATACATCTTGCTACCCTTGTCCCATGTGTTTGAGTGCAGCCATTTGGGCAAACATAAAAACCATTTATTATGGAAACACCGCGAAGGACGCTGCCGACATAGGGTTTAGAGACGATTTTATCTACCATTTTATCGAACATAAATGCAGCAATGAAAACGTTCTCAAATTATTACCACTTGGCCGTTCATTTACGATTCAAACATTTGAAAAGTTTAAACAAAAAATTGATAAAACAATTTATTAA
- a CDS encoding MazG-like family protein, with protein MFSQESDIVKTMRLIEGLKADLISTIGVLYKAMAENSELAIKEALAKLIIYSYILGKRLGISFVDMDQTVEHKLEDYSKNNDALENRFGDFSKLKRFLEQKR; from the coding sequence TTGTTTTCCCAAGAATCAGATATTGTCAAGACAATGCGTTTAATAGAAGGTTTAAAGGCAGATTTGATCAGCACGATAGGTGTGCTTTATAAAGCTATGGCAGAAAATAGTGAATTGGCAATAAAAGAAGCTTTGGCAAAGCTGATTATCTATAGCTATATATTAGGAAAGCGCCTAGGAATCAGTTTTGTGGACATGGATCAAACTGTGGAGCATAAATTAGAAGATTATAGTAAAAATAATGATGCACTGGAAAATCGTTTTGGCGATTTTTCGAAGTTAAAGCGCTTTTTAGAACAGAAGAGGTGA
- a CDS encoding YybS family protein, whose translation MENRRVKPMVEGGILAAIAVAMSLISLYIPIIGSLVAFILPLPIVVLVVRHGARWGIMSTLIAGVLIAMLISPLQAISIVVVCGFIGVVLGYTYRKGYGAVRCLAISSASAIVSILVVMAVSLLLIQVNPMDIQMDVMNQAFDESLEVYRSSGMSEAEIAAAAEKFKNGLETVKQLVPVTIILAGLFETYINFIVSGIVLRRIGNKNIPQLPPFKEWKLPVVLVYIYAFSLIGMYWGASREIELLTNASMNFNMFASILAFIQGLAILFYAADRYNLSKFIRGIILILTLTSGMFHIVALIGLFDIIFDYRKRFAIRK comes from the coding sequence ATGGAAAATAGAAGAGTGAAACCGATGGTAGAAGGGGGAATTTTGGCTGCGATTGCTGTCGCTATGTCGCTGATTAGCCTGTATATTCCGATCATTGGTTCATTGGTGGCATTTATATTGCCGTTGCCGATTGTCGTGCTCGTTGTACGACATGGTGCGCGTTGGGGAATAATGTCTACCCTCATTGCCGGGGTCTTGATTGCTATGTTAATTAGTCCCTTACAGGCAATTAGTATTGTAGTTGTTTGCGGTTTCATTGGTGTCGTGTTAGGATATACATATCGCAAGGGATATGGTGCGGTACGGTGTTTGGCAATCAGTTCGGCATCTGCAATCGTTTCAATATTAGTTGTAATGGCAGTGAGCTTGTTGTTGATTCAGGTAAATCCGATGGATATTCAAATGGATGTCATGAATCAGGCTTTTGATGAATCTTTGGAAGTATATCGCAGTTCGGGTATGAGCGAAGCAGAGATTGCTGCAGCTGCGGAGAAATTTAAGAATGGCTTGGAAACGGTAAAGCAGCTTGTACCGGTTACGATTATTTTGGCCGGCTTATTTGAGACTTATATTAACTTTATTGTGTCAGGTATAGTTTTACGACGAATCGGCAATAAAAATATCCCACAATTGCCACCGTTTAAAGAATGGAAATTACCTGTGGTCTTAGTCTATATCTATGCTTTTTCTTTAATTGGAATGTATTGGGGCGCTAGTCGCGAGATCGAGTTGTTGACCAATGCTTCGATGAATTTTAATATGTTTGCCAGTATTTTAGCTTTTATTCAGGGACTTGCAATTTTGTTTTATGCAGCGGATCGGTACAATTTGTCGAAATTTATTCGTGGTATTATACTGATTTTAACTTTAACAAGTGGAATGTTTCATATCGTAGCTTTGATCGGCTTATTTGATATCATCTTTGATTATCGTAAACGTTTTGCGATAAGAAAGTAA